Proteins from one Pseudomonas sp. KBS0710 genomic window:
- a CDS encoding heme utilization protein has product MKTSMALKPLAFALAALMAVAAQAGGNHNTTSAATVNDGQSNHGNVVANDKTKNNASANDSYNHISGVANGNVLSGDNNQGKNDVVVQSADSDFVFATLNSAQSNNGNLVINSGTKNNASLNDSGNNASGIIQLNAASGTSNQASNSTVIQSNKDGNGGAATINAVQDVTGNLTLNLASGHGWNTKPVVNNASVNNSMNYSSGVSNSNVLSGSNNQGQNNVVVQSVTRF; this is encoded by the coding sequence ATGAAAACTTCAATGGCTCTTAAACCACTGGCTTTCGCTCTCGCTGCGCTCATGGCTGTTGCTGCTCAAGCGGGGGGTAATCACAACACGACCTCTGCCGCCACTGTGAATGATGGTCAAAGCAACCATGGCAACGTGGTCGCCAATGACAAAACCAAAAACAACGCGTCGGCCAATGACTCCTACAACCACATCAGTGGCGTAGCCAACGGTAACGTGCTGAGCGGCGACAACAACCAAGGCAAAAACGACGTAGTCGTCCAGTCCGCAGATTCCGACTTTGTGTTTGCCACGCTGAACTCGGCACAATCGAACAACGGCAACCTGGTGATCAACAGCGGCACCAAAAACAATGCCTCCCTCAACGACAGCGGCAACAACGCTTCGGGCATCATTCAGTTGAACGCCGCCTCGGGCACCTCCAACCAAGCCAGCAACAGCACCGTCATCCAGTCGAACAAAGATGGCAATGGCGGCGCCGCTACCATCAACGCCGTACAGGATGTCACTGGCAACCTGACCCTCAACCTGGCCAGCGGCCACGGCTGGAACACCAAGCCCGTGGTCAACAACGCCAGCGTGAACAACTCGATGAACTACAGCAGTGGGGTTTCGAACTCCAACGTTCTGTCGGGCAGCAACAACCAAGGTCAGAACAACGTAGTCGTGCAATCCGTCACTCGCTTCTGA
- a CDS encoding sigma-54 dependent transcriptional regulator — MVVTPVQRRLLVVDPCDDCHQLLPGLHSAGWEVDSCALAAVGDRSCDVGLLRLQPYHLERPEAVKELISRSGTEWIAVLSQDVLRLQNVGDFVCEWFFDFHTLPFDVARVQVTLGRAFGMARLRGKGHALIDAQEHELLGDSRPIRELRKLLAKLAPTESPVLIRGDSGTGKELVAKTLHRQSQRHAKPFVAINCGAIPEHLIQSELFGHEKGAFTGAHQRKVGRIEAAHGGTLFLDEIGDLPMELQANLLRFLQEKQIERVGGSQPIPVDVRVLAATHVDLEAAVAKGTFREDLYYRLNVLQVITAPLRERHGDVAMLANHFSRFYSQETGRRPRSFSEDALVALGQHPWPGNVRELANRVRRGLVLAEGRQIEAGDLGLQGQQAIAPPMATLEDYKHRAERQALCDVLNRHSDNLSIAARVLGVSRPTFYRLLHKHQIR, encoded by the coding sequence ATGGTTGTTACACCTGTCCAACGACGCTTGCTCGTAGTCGACCCGTGCGACGATTGCCACCAGCTATTGCCCGGTCTGCACAGTGCAGGGTGGGAAGTGGACAGCTGTGCTCTCGCCGCCGTAGGCGACAGGTCGTGTGATGTGGGGCTGTTGCGCCTGCAGCCGTATCACCTGGAGCGCCCCGAAGCGGTCAAGGAGTTGATCAGCCGCAGTGGCACCGAATGGATCGCCGTGCTCAGCCAGGACGTTTTACGCCTGCAAAATGTCGGCGATTTTGTCTGTGAATGGTTTTTTGACTTCCACACCCTGCCGTTTGATGTAGCTCGCGTGCAGGTCACCCTGGGGCGTGCATTCGGCATGGCGCGCTTGCGCGGCAAAGGCCACGCACTGATCGACGCCCAGGAACATGAACTGCTGGGCGATAGCCGGCCCATTCGTGAGCTGCGTAAATTACTCGCCAAGCTGGCACCCACAGAATCGCCAGTGCTGATTCGCGGCGACAGCGGCACCGGCAAAGAGCTGGTGGCCAAGACCCTGCATCGTCAATCCCAGCGCCATGCCAAGCCTTTTGTCGCGATCAACTGCGGCGCTATTCCCGAGCACCTGATCCAGTCCGAGCTGTTCGGCCATGAAAAAGGCGCGTTCACCGGCGCTCACCAGCGCAAGGTCGGGCGTATCGAGGCCGCCCACGGTGGCACATTGTTTCTCGATGAGATCGGCGACTTACCCATGGAACTGCAAGCCAACTTGCTGCGTTTCCTGCAGGAAAAGCAGATCGAACGCGTCGGTGGCAGCCAGCCCATCCCGGTGGATGTGCGGGTGCTGGCAGCGACACACGTGGACCTGGAAGCGGCGGTTGCGAAGGGCACCTTTCGTGAAGACTTGTATTACCGGCTGAATGTCTTGCAGGTGATAACCGCCCCATTGCGCGAGCGGCACGGTGACGTGGCGATGCTGGCCAACCATTTCTCACGCTTCTACAGCCAGGAAACCGGGCGCAGGCCGCGCAGTTTCAGCGAGGATGCCCTGGTTGCCCTGGGCCAACACCCTTGGCCAGGCAATGTGCGTGAGTTGGCGAACCGCGTGCGCCGTGGCCTGGTACTGGCAGAAGGGCGCCAGATCGAAGCCGGTGACCTGGGGTTGCAAGGTCAGCAGGCAATTGCGCCGCCGATGGCTACACTGGAAGATTACAAGCACCGCGCTGAACGCCAGGCGTTGTGCGATGTGCTCAACCGACACAGCGATAACCTGAGTATCGCGGCCCGCGTGCTGGGCGTGTCCCGGCCGACGTTCTACCGGTTGCTGCACAAACACCAGATCCGCTAG
- a CDS encoding C39 family peptidase: MRLTAAFLLLALTGPTWAAQMAVVMPNGAVVYKKVESIRERKFANLVEQKTDFSCGAAALATILRQAYWMDVDEDHVIKGMLVNADQDLVRTQGFSMLDMKRYLESIHMRAKGYRITPEVLVTVKVPVVVLLDIRGYKHFVVLQRADKDWVYIGDPVLGNKRYAKDDFVKGWNGIVFAVIGEGYDKTNALLTPRAPLTAKNQFNEFSPVRDSELMDFGFIQSDFF, from the coding sequence ATGCGCCTCACAGCTGCCTTCCTTCTGCTTGCACTCACCGGCCCGACCTGGGCGGCGCAAATGGCCGTTGTCATGCCAAACGGCGCGGTGGTGTACAAGAAGGTCGAAAGCATCCGCGAGCGCAAGTTCGCCAACCTGGTGGAACAGAAAACCGATTTCAGCTGCGGCGCCGCCGCGCTGGCGACCATCCTGCGCCAAGCCTATTGGATGGACGTGGATGAAGACCACGTGATCAAGGGCATGCTGGTCAACGCCGACCAGGACCTGGTGCGCACCCAAGGCTTCTCGATGCTCGACATGAAGCGCTACCTGGAAAGCATCCACATGCGCGCCAAGGGTTACCGGATCACGCCTGAAGTGCTGGTCACCGTGAAAGTGCCGGTGGTGGTGTTGCTGGACATTCGTGGCTACAAGCACTTTGTGGTGCTGCAGCGGGCCGACAAAGACTGGGTGTATATCGGCGACCCCGTGCTGGGCAACAAGCGCTATGCCAAGGACGACTTCGTCAAGGGCTGGAACGGCATTGTGTTTGCGGTGATTGGTGAGGGTTACGACAAGACCAACGCCTTGCTCACGCCCCGCGCGCCGCTGACGGCCAAGAACCAGTTCAACGAGTTCAGCCCGGTACGCGACAGTGAATTGATGGACTTCGGTTTTATCCAGAGCGACTTCTTCTAG
- a CDS encoding transporter: MHRSLSLRAVICLSTLLPASVLYAAPDTDIETLKQELLELKQRYEVQQKALAVLEQRVRQVEDQPAAPTPKRLAKSPADFQKGGTAVAGVGAGAASGGAAGSSSYGQSLKDDSAPAQSVSNLYNEASGFFGNGKFSFETGLTYARYDARQLSLNGFLALDSIFLGNINLDRIKSDSWTLDLTGRYNLDNRWQFDLNVPVVYREATYQSGGAGGDAKNTSEASVSRDPTIGDVNFGIAYKFLDESASLPDAVVSLRVKAPTGKEPYGIKLIEQASNNNLAVPESLPTGNGVWSVTPGISLVKTFDPAVLFGSLSYTHNFEDSFSDISPNLNQKIPGKVSLGDSFQLGVGVAFALNEKMSMSFSVSDLVQRKSKVKQSGQDWQSVVSSDANAGYFNVGMTIAASDNLTIVPNLSIGMTDDAPDFTFSLKFPYYF, translated from the coding sequence ATGCATCGATCTTTATCGTTACGTGCCGTGATTTGTTTGAGTACGCTCCTGCCCGCTTCGGTGCTGTATGCCGCGCCGGATACCGATATCGAAACACTGAAGCAGGAACTGCTGGAGCTCAAGCAACGTTATGAAGTGCAGCAAAAAGCACTGGCCGTATTGGAGCAACGCGTAAGGCAAGTAGAAGATCAGCCCGCAGCACCTACGCCCAAACGCCTGGCCAAATCCCCCGCCGACTTCCAAAAAGGCGGTACGGCGGTGGCCGGCGTGGGCGCAGGAGCCGCGTCCGGTGGCGCGGCAGGCAGCAGTTCCTACGGGCAAAGCTTGAAGGACGACTCCGCCCCGGCACAAAGTGTGAGCAACTTGTACAACGAGGCCAGTGGCTTTTTTGGCAATGGCAAGTTCAGCTTTGAAACCGGGCTCACCTACGCCCGCTATGACGCGCGCCAATTGTCACTCAACGGCTTTCTGGCGTTGGACTCGATCTTTCTGGGCAATATCAACCTGGACCGGATCAAGTCGGACAGCTGGACCCTGGACCTCACCGGCCGCTATAACCTGGACAACCGCTGGCAGTTCGACCTGAACGTGCCGGTGGTGTATCGCGAAGCGACGTACCAGTCCGGTGGTGCCGGCGGCGATGCCAAGAATACGTCCGAAGCCTCAGTCAGCCGCGACCCCACCATTGGTGATGTCAACTTCGGCATCGCCTACAAGTTCCTCGATGAGAGCGCCAGCCTGCCGGATGCGGTGGTGTCGCTGCGAGTCAAGGCGCCCACCGGCAAGGAACCCTATGGCATCAAGCTGATCGAGCAAGCCAGCAACAACAACCTCGCCGTGCCGGAAAGCCTGCCGACCGGCAACGGGGTGTGGTCGGTCACGCCAGGCATTTCGCTGGTCAAGACCTTCGACCCGGCGGTGCTGTTCGGTTCGCTGTCCTATACCCATAACTTCGAAGACTCGTTCAGTGACATCAGCCCCAATCTCAATCAGAAGATCCCGGGTAAAGTCAGCCTGGGTGACAGCTTCCAGCTCGGTGTCGGGGTGGCCTTCGCGCTCAATGAGAAGATGAGTATGTCGTTCTCGGTGTCCGACCTGGTGCAACGTAAAAGCAAGGTCAAGCAGAGCGGCCAGGACTGGCAATCGGTGGTGTCCAGCGATGCCAACGCCGGGTATTTCAACGTGGGCATGACGATTGCGGCGTCGGATAACCTGACGATCGTGCCGAACCTGTCGATTGGGATGACGGATGATGCGCCGGACTTTACGTTCAGCTTGAAATTTCCGTATTACTTTTAG
- a CDS encoding FecR family protein produces MTQQPLSEDEYDAITDAAAHWCMRLHASDCTAGERRAFEQWHDAHPLHAFEYAAMLEIWDVADHLPRSEPAAVVLPFKPRRRLRNYAVAAAICLAALPLAAFTGWEAGWLPSSYEHFEADTGLRKVTLGDGSQVELNLGTELVYSHYKDQRRVTLNKGEAFFKVTHDRLHPFVVRAGEGQVRVTGTQFNVWKYEDQVRVMLLEGSVQISSDKQHASVPLTPGMQATYNLGDATPQIAAINPNDAALAWRQGKLVLDNLALTDALPLINRYLNKPVMLADASTGAIRIGGIYNINEVNNLVPSLPKVLPVYLTQNQDGNPVLNSIPRKAPKG; encoded by the coding sequence ATGACTCAACAGCCCCTTTCAGAAGACGAATATGACGCGATCACCGATGCCGCCGCGCATTGGTGCATGCGTCTGCATGCCAGTGATTGCACGGCGGGCGAACGTCGGGCTTTTGAACAGTGGCACGATGCCCACCCGCTGCATGCCTTTGAGTATGCCGCCATGCTGGAAATCTGGGACGTGGCTGACCACCTGCCACGCAGCGAACCTGCTGCGGTTGTGCTGCCATTCAAGCCACGCCGCCGGTTGCGCAACTATGCAGTGGCTGCCGCGATATGTCTCGCCGCCCTGCCGCTGGCCGCCTTTACCGGCTGGGAAGCGGGCTGGTTGCCAAGCTCCTACGAGCACTTCGAAGCCGATACTGGCTTGCGCAAAGTAACCCTCGGCGACGGCAGCCAGGTTGAATTGAACCTGGGCACCGAGTTGGTCTACAGCCATTACAAGGACCAACGCCGCGTAACCTTGAACAAGGGCGAGGCGTTTTTCAAAGTCACCCATGACCGCCTTCACCCGTTTGTCGTCAGGGCGGGCGAAGGCCAGGTTCGGGTGACCGGCACTCAGTTCAACGTCTGGAAATATGAAGACCAGGTGCGGGTGATGTTGCTTGAAGGCTCGGTGCAGATTTCCAGTGACAAGCAGCACGCCAGCGTGCCCCTGACCCCAGGCATGCAGGCCACTTACAACCTGGGCGATGCCACCCCGCAAATTGCGGCGATCAATCCCAATGATGCGGCCCTGGCCTGGCGCCAGGGCAAACTGGTACTCGATAACCTGGCCCTGACGGACGCGTTGCCGCTGATCAACCGCTACCTGAACAAACCGGTGATGCTGGCCGATGCCAGTACCGGGGCGATTCGCATCGGCGGCATCTACAACATCAATGAGGTCAACAACCTCGTGCCTTCCCTGCCCAAGGTGCTGCCGGTCTACCTGACCCAGAACCAGGACGGCAACCCGGTACTCAATTCCATCCCGCGTAAAGCGCCCAAGGGGTGA
- a CDS encoding PepSY domain-containing protein, whose protein sequence is MLKKTLVALCATTALLSAGAALADKPGAGWITIEKAIETAKTKAGYIEVYSAEADDNGYWEVKGRKSDGIVYEARIDGASGNVLRDQKD, encoded by the coding sequence ATGCTGAAGAAAACCTTAGTCGCCCTGTGTGCAACCACCGCGCTGCTCAGCGCCGGCGCCGCCCTGGCCGATAAGCCGGGCGCCGGCTGGATCACCATCGAAAAAGCCATTGAAACCGCCAAGACCAAGGCCGGATACATCGAAGTCTACAGCGCTGAAGCCGATGACAACGGCTATTGGGAAGTCAAAGGGCGCAAGTCCGATGGCATCGTGTATGAAGCGCGTATCGATGGCGCTTCCGGTAACGTCCTGCGCGACCAGAAAGACTGA
- a CDS encoding Cof-type HAD-IIB family hydrolase, translating to MSDAAIHPIQLVLSDVDGTLLHPDHSLSQRTADTVRALRDAGVFFSLASGRPPKAMLHLIETFGIDVPVAGFNGGTLINPDGSILVAHHLPAEAALVTLALFSAEPDVEVWVFADGDWLRRDPPGPMVQREADGLGYGPVVVESFEPYLDRVDKIVAASNNTQLLIELEAQLQPKVQGLAQVSRSQPVYLDVTAMLANKGEALKTLAAHLGVPMEQTAAIGDGGNDPAMFAVAGLSIAMGQAEETVKRQASVVTGSNVEDGAAEAIERFILAPR from the coding sequence ATGAGTGATGCAGCGATTCATCCCATCCAGTTGGTGCTCAGTGATGTAGACGGGACCTTGTTGCATCCTGACCACAGCCTTAGCCAGCGCACTGCCGACACCGTTCGGGCGTTGCGTGACGCCGGGGTGTTTTTCAGCCTGGCCAGCGGGCGCCCGCCCAAGGCCATGCTGCACCTCATCGAGACCTTCGGTATTGATGTACCGGTGGCGGGTTTTAACGGTGGCACGTTGATCAACCCGGATGGCAGCATCCTGGTTGCCCATCACCTGCCGGCGGAGGCGGCGCTGGTGACCCTGGCGCTGTTTTCGGCCGAGCCGGACGTGGAAGTCTGGGTATTCGCCGACGGCGATTGGCTGCGCCGCGACCCGCCTGGGCCAATGGTGCAGCGCGAAGCCGATGGCTTGGGCTATGGGCCAGTGGTGGTGGAGAGTTTTGAGCCGTACCTGGACCGGGTCGACAAGATTGTCGCTGCCAGCAACAACACGCAGTTGTTGATCGAGCTGGAAGCGCAGTTGCAGCCCAAGGTGCAGGGTTTGGCGCAGGTATCACGCTCGCAGCCGGTGTACCTGGACGTCACCGCCATGCTCGCCAACAAGGGCGAAGCACTGAAAACCCTGGCTGCGCACCTCGGCGTGCCGATGGAGCAAACGGCGGCTATCGGCGACGGCGGCAATGACCCGGCGATGTTTGCCGTGGCGGGTTTGTCGATTGCGATGGGGCAGGCGGAAGAAACCGTCAAGCGCCAAGCCAGTGTGGTCACCGGCAGCAATGTCGAGGACGGCGCAGCCGAAGCGATCGAGCGCTTTATTCTCGCACCGCGATAA
- a CDS encoding adhesin gives MNRSWMLLAALGCTAAMADSNNNATLDNSGKQYNGVVTINQAAGDQQQLSNNVAITVGHNAQANIAVTQKISGAPADRSLNANAAIQGNSFSNGNGALSVNQSAGAQNQMINAVRISVNAGPQSIDDSVMSQQNVALATDSGLTPTTGSRQVVTSDQAFTGSRGVVQVNQSAGVENRMANTLNLRLN, from the coding sequence ATGAACCGCTCCTGGATGCTTCTTGCAGCCCTCGGTTGCACCGCGGCGATGGCCGACAGTAACAACAACGCAACCCTTGATAACTCGGGCAAGCAATACAACGGTGTGGTGACGATCAACCAGGCCGCCGGTGACCAGCAACAACTGAGCAACAACGTCGCCATCACGGTGGGGCATAACGCCCAGGCCAACATCGCCGTCACGCAAAAAATCAGCGGCGCACCCGCCGACCGCTCCCTGAACGCCAACGCCGCGATCCAGGGCAACTCTTTCAGTAATGGCAACGGTGCACTGAGCGTCAACCAGTCCGCCGGGGCCCAGAACCAGATGATCAATGCCGTGCGCATCAGCGTGAATGCTGGCCCGCAAAGCATCGACGACAGCGTCATGTCGCAACAGAACGTTGCGCTTGCAACCGACTCAGGGTTGACCCCTACCACTGGCAGCCGCCAGGTCGTTACCAGCGACCAGGCCTTCACCGGCAGCCGTGGAGTGGTTCAGGTCAACCAGAGTGCCGGGGTGGAGAACCGAATGGCGAACACCCTGAACTTACGACTCAACTGA